In Sphingobium amiense, a genomic segment contains:
- the infC gene encoding translation initiation factor IF-3 — protein MMRRPLAPPPKSGPRYNEFINVPKVRVIDDEGENLGVMFTQEAIEQAAEVGLDLVEVSPNADPPVCKFLDIGKFKYEAQKKANIARKTQKTQELKEIKMRPNIDDHDYDTKMKKVHDFIGDGDKVKITLRFRGRELSHQQLGMNLLQRVAENVAEIAKVEAYPRMEGRQMLMVLSPK, from the coding sequence TGATGCGCCGCCCGCTGGCGCCGCCGCCGAAGTCCGGCCCCCGCTATAACGAGTTCATCAACGTGCCCAAGGTGCGCGTCATTGATGACGAAGGCGAAAATCTGGGTGTGATGTTTACGCAGGAGGCGATCGAACAGGCCGCCGAAGTCGGTCTCGACCTTGTGGAAGTATCGCCCAACGCCGATCCGCCGGTCTGCAAGTTCCTCGACATCGGCAAGTTCAAGTACGAAGCGCAGAAGAAGGCGAACATCGCCCGCAAGACGCAGAAGACGCAGGAACTCAAAGAGATCAAGATGCGTCCGAACATCGACGATCATGACTATGATACGAAGATGAAGAAGGTGCATGACTTCATCGGCGACGGCGACAAGGTGAAGATCACCCTGCGCTTCCGTGGCCGCGAACTCAGCCACCAGCAGCTTGGCATGAACCTGCTCCAGCGGGTCGCCGAAAATGTCGCCGAAATCGCGAAGGTCGAAGCCTATCCGCGCATGGAAGGCCGCCAGATGCTGATGGTGCTGTCACCCAAATAA